In the genome of Paenibacillus pabuli, the window GATGACCACAGGAAGCAATGCTACCGGTTTGGCTTATGTCAAAGAGGTGATTCAGCACATGACCTTGCCTGTAATTGTCATGACCCTGCTCGGGGTAGGCTCGCTTACTCGCTACTTCCGGAGCAATATGATTGATGTGATCAAGCAGGATTATATTCGAACCGCACGAGCCAAAGGTTTAAAAGAAAGCAAGGTGCTATACACCCATGCCTTGCGCAATGCTCTGCTGCCTGCAATTACACTGATTGGATTCGAGCTGCCGTCCTTATTCGGCGGTTCACTGATTATTGAGAAAATATTCAGCTGGCCCGGAATCGGTCAGTTATATATGCAGTCCTTTTCGCTGCGGGATTATCCGCTCCTGATGGGGTTTACCATGTTCATCGCCATCCTGACTGTCATTGGAACGCTACTGTCTGATGTGCTCTATCACATCGCAGATCCGCGTGTCCGTTTGCAATAAGGGGGTTATGAAAATGACAATCTCTTCACCGTCTGTAACGAGAAATGCCGCAGAATCTGCCTTACCTTTAACGGTTCCTGCCAAATCCTCTTTATGGAAATTGTCGCTCCGAAGACTGCTCAAAAACAAACTTGCCGTTGGCGGATTCGTCGTGGTTCTGTTGATGTTTGTGGCTTGTTTTATTGGCCCGCTGTTCTCACCTTACACCGATAACAAGATTAATATGGCAGCGATGAAACAAGGTCCAGGTATCCAACATTGGCTTGGTACGGATGCGCTCGGCAGGGATGTGCTTACCCGCGTGCTGATGGCTGGCCGTATCTCGCTCACCGTTGGTCTGGCCTCCATGGTTCTATCCGTATTTATCGGCTCCTTGCTTGGAGCCATCGCCGGATATTATCGCGGCATCGTTGATCAAGTCATTATGCGGATTGCCGATTTGCTGCTTACGATTCCGGGACTGCCGCTGCTGTTCATTTTCGGCGCTTTGTTATCCGATTGGAAAGTTCCGCCGGATTCCAGAATGTATATCGTCATGCTGATGCTCAGCTTTGTTAACTGGCCCGGTATGGCCCGAATGGTGCGGGGACAGATGTTAAGTTTGCGGGAGCGTGAATTCATGCAGGCTGCTGTTGTTCTGGGCTTGCGTGACCGTCGCAAACTGTTTCACCATCTTCTGCCCAATATTGTCCCGCTTCTCATCGTCATGGCGACTCTGAATATCGGAGGGTCCATTCTTAGCGAGTCGGTACTCAGCTTTTTTGGACTGGGTGTCATGCCGCCAACACCTACATGGGGCAATATGATCGATGCGGCCAACAACATGATTGATTTTCAACAGCATCCGTGGTTATGGATTCCGCCAGGGTTGTCCATTTTCGTGACCGTTATTGCGATTAATATTTTTGGTGATGGTCTTCGAGACGTATTAGATCCCAAACAGAAGAGAAGGTGAGCACGCCTCATGCAAAATATGATTGAAATTGAGCAACTTGAAACTCATTTTTACTCCGAAGAGGGCCAAGTTAAAGCTGTGGATGGCGTAAGTCTGAATGTACGGGAAGGGGAAACAGTGTGCATCGTTGGTGAATCGGGCTGCGGCAAAAGTGTAACCGCGATGTCGATCATGGGACTGATCGAAGAACCAGCTGGCAAGGTGGTAGGCGGTGCGATTCGTTTTGGTGGACGGGATCTGCTCCGTGAAAGTAAATCTTCACTGCGTGCCATCCGGGGAAACGACATCTCCATGATCTTCCAGGAACCGATGTCATCGCTGAATCCCGTGCTGAAAATCGGTGAGCAATTGATGGAGCCACTGATTGTGCACTTGAAAATGAGCAAAAAGCAGGCTCGCGCCAGAGCAGTTGAGCTGATTGCCGAAGTTGGCATTTCACGACCCGAACAGATTGCAAACAGCTATCCACATGAGCTGAGTGGAGGGATGCTGCAGCGCATTATGATCGCTATTGCCATCTCATGTAACCCGAAACTGTTAATCGCGGATGAACCAACGACCGCACTGGATGTGACTATTCAGGCGCAGATACTTGATATGTTGCAGCACATCAAGTCCCAGTCAGGAACCTCCATTCTGATGATTACGCATGACCTTGGCGTTGTAGCTGAAATGGCGGATTATGTCGTTGTGATGTATGCAGGCAAAGTGGTGGAAGAGGGGGAAGTCGTGCAATTGTTTGAATCTCCCAAACATCCATATACACAGGGCTTGCTTCGCTCCAAACCAATAATCAATCAGAGGCAGGACGAATTGTATTCTATACCCGGACATGTACCTGATCCACTATCCTTAAAAGATTCATGCCATTTTGCTGATCGTTGCGAGCACTGTATGTCGATATGCACCACGCAAATGCCGACGCTGAAGCAGCTTGGACCCGAACAGAAGGCTGCATGCTGGCTGTATGAGGAGGCATTGAGCCATGTCTGAACCATTATTGGAAATCGAACATCTCAAAACCTATTTTCCCGTGCGCAAAGGTCTGTTGAATCGTACAGTAGCCCATGTTAAGGCAGTCGATGATATAAGCATCACAATCCATGAAGGCGAGACGTTTGGATTAGTGGGTGAATCCGGAAGTGGCAAGAGCACCGTTGGAAGAACCATCGTTCGCTTAACGGAGAAAACGGAGGGACAGATCCGTTTTCAAGGTATAGACTTGCATCATTTGTCCATGCAGGAAGTACGGAAGATCCGTCCGCAGATTCAACTTATTTTCCAGGACCCTTACAGCTCATTGAATCCGCGCATACGCATTGGTGATGCAATCGGAGAGGCTGTATTGGATCACGGGCTGGCGCCTGCAAGCGAGGTGCGTGATCTCGTCAAGGAGGTACTCGGAGCCTGCGGTTTGTCGTCCTATCATATTGATCGTTTTCCCCATGAGTTCTCTGGTGGACAGCGACAGCGGATTGGGATTGCGCGAGCTTTGATCTTGAATCCAAAACTGATTATTGCAGATGAACCGGTATCAGCACTGGACGTGTCCATTCAGGCCCAGATTATCAACCTGTTCAGACGGCTTCAACAAGAGCGAGGCCTTGCATACTTGTTTATTTCACATGATCTGAGTGTAGTAGAGCATCTGTGTGATCGCATTGGTGTAATGTATTTGGGTTCCATGGTCGAGACTGCTTCCAGAGATGAGTTGTTCGGTAACCCATTACATCCTTATACGCAAGCCTTATTATCAGCTGTACCAGTGCCCATTCCCAAATTGAAACGGGAACGAATTGTGCTTAAAGGGGATATCCCCAGTCCGGTTAATCCGCCCGAAGGGTGCAAGTTCCATACACGTTGTCCATGGGCAGAAGATATCTGCAAGCAGCAAATCCCGGCGTATCGGAACGTGGGAGCGGACCATTTTGTAGCTTGTCATTTGGTCTGAGGCATGTGAGAGTAATTTCATTTCAACGTTACTTTATGGATACGGAATGGAATTATTTAGGTTTCATCCATTCGGTATGTATTCACCTGAAGATACATAAGAACAAAAAGACGCTCCCAACAGGTAAGTCGGAGCGTCTTTTATTTTTTTGAAACCTTCAAACCACTACATCCGTTATTATTTACACAAAAACAAAATTTGGAAGCGAAAGGTGGATACATATGCGAAAAATGAGAATAACGTCCATGCTGAAAGTCATGATTGTTGCAGCACTATCGGCACCCATGATACTTGCCATACCAACCGCCGGGGTAGCTGTCGCCAGTCCGAGTATCAAACCGCACGCGCTTACTCCGCCACCACCTCCTTTGGAACCAAGTGTTAATACATTATCTTCCCCAAAATATATTTATGAGGCAGTGGGGACGGTTACACCTGGAGGTGGGCTGACTGCGATTGTAAATACAACGACAACGACCTTCTCGGAAATGAAATCACTGCAAGTTGATTATCGACTAGAACGCTGGACGGGTTCGGCCTGGATACTCTATCAATCCGGTACCAAGAAGAAAACGCAAACGCAATCTCTCAATGCCCAATCGAGCTGGACTGTTATAACCGGTTATTATTATCGTGTCGTCAGTCTTCATAAGGCAGATGATGGAGTCAAACCTGAGACAACCACTCATATTTCTAGCAACGTATTATTTTGATTGATTAACGGGTACTGCCCGGAAATTTCTGTTCCTGCAGGTCATTGGCAATGGCAATCATCTCTTCTTCCGAGACGGTTCCAAATAAGCTCATGCTTACAGAACCCATCATCCATTGAAAGGTATTATAGGGGGGGCCGAGGTACATAAATGCATCGCTGCCATCAGCCAATTTGACGATACTTGTTTCGCGAAGCATGGGCCCCTCAATGACCTGACCAGGTGAAACATAGGCATAATCAAACTGAATGACTTCTTCTTTACCATTTTTGCCTTCGCCACTATAACGAACCCTCATTCGTTGAGATTCATAATAATCTTCCGGATTGACAGGGTTGAGGGTATCCAGCATAAGTTCATATTTAATCTTTGTAAACCGCTTCGGTATGGCTTTTGACAGCAAAAAGTCACCCTTAAATCCCGAGCGCGCAATATCCTTTGTTACAACAATAGGTTCAAGCAAGTGTGACTCCTCATAGAAGGGGAGTTTAATCTCTCCTTCTTCGTCGAGTGGTTCATCTCCACTGGAAAAAGTGGGAGCCTCATTGATTCCTCGTTCAGGAGGTGGAGGTGTCTTGGCTGTCGACGGATCAGCGCCTAGTTTGGTGGTGCGATCCTCGATCACAATGGATTTCATGCCGTTACCCCAGTCCTTAATTGATTGAACAAAGGGAGAAACAGCTTGTGTCCCGGAAGGAAGACTGAAGATGACGGCGCCGATGGTCACGGATGCAGCCACAATGACTGATAAACGTATGGTGCGCATTCTTTTCTTGCGTACGCCAAGCCGGTCAATTTCCTTTTGAACTCGGAGCCAGGATTGACGCATGGGTTCGGTGTTGGAGGCAGGGGTGGCAGATACAGCCTGATGGAAGGCTTCGTCAAAAGCCATATCAAATGCGGCATCGAAAAAATCGTCTTCCAGCTCTGAATCGAATGAATCAATATGCTTATCGGACTTGCCTTTGCTCAATACTTCCACCCCATTCCTTATGTAATTTTTTCTTGATACTTCCGCGGGCTCTGAACAAACGTTGCTTCACAATTTCTTCGGACGTATCAAGCAGATCAGCCATTTCCCGGTAGGAAAGACCTTCTTTCCAGCGCAGCTCCACGAGTACACGGTATTCCGGCTTAAGCTGTTCCAGATAGAACTCGATGGACTCCTGCATCATTTGCGTCTCCACCGTGCTCTCCACGGAGGCTGCCGTCTGATTAATTGTCTCCATATCTATAAAAACACTATCCGTATCCAGTTGGTTACGGTTATTTTTATTTTTTCTCAGATAATTAATGGCGGTATTCCGTGTGACAACCTTCAGCCATGCTTTCAGTTTGACTTCGTTCTCGAAGATAGGTTTGTTCTTGATGATTTTGATAAAAGCTTCCTGGATAATATCTTCTGCTGCAGCACGTTCCTTGATGATGTAAACGATGAGACCATGAACCATATTATAGTATTCGTAGTACACTTCTTCTTGAAGCTGGGGGCCCAAATTATGGAAATCCGAGGCTAAGAGTAATTGGAGCCGATTGGCCATGATGTTCTCCTTTCTGGTGAACAATCCACAAACATTGGTATCATTTCATTTTACAACATTATATGGAAGCGATACAATGGGGGGTTAGTCCGACTGAAGCAGAAAAAGTATAGCCAAATATAGAAAGAAGCCGCCTCACTAACCACTCAGTCATGGTCAGAAGGGCAGCCTCTATGTGATATTTAATAATCGTAGAATAACAGACACAAATGGCTTAGAAAGCCCAGTCGCCGTTCAGGAAGATGGCTTCACGCTCGCCATTCGCAGTCACGCCATAAATGTTTGTTTCCGGCGATCCCATCATGAAGTCCACGTGAGTAATGCTGGAGTTCATGCCGCGAGCTGCAAGCTCTTCGGTTGACATGGTTTTGCCACCATCGATATTGAAGGCATAAGAACTGCCGATCGCGAGGTGACATGAAGCATTCTCATCATATAGCGTTGTGTAATAGAGAATACCGCTTTCCGAGATGGGAGAATGGAAGGGCACCAAAGCGACTTCGCCGAGATAATGGGAACCTTCATCCATATTGATGAGTCTTTCTAGTGTATCATGACCTTCTTCAGCATGGAAATCGATGATGCGTCCCTTCTCAAATGTAAGGGAGAAACGATCAATGATACTTCCGCCGTAACTGAGCGGTTTAGTGCTGGACACTTTGCCGTTCACCCCATATTTGGCTGGCGCTGTGAACACTTCCTCTGTCGGAATGTTGGCGACAAAACGAGTGCCTTGTTCGTTAACACTGCCAGCCTGCGCCCAAATGTGACCTTCAGGAAGCTCAACGGTAAGGTCGGTTCCCGATGAGACAAAATGCAGAGCTTTATATTTTTTGCTGTTCAGGGCAACTGCTTTTTGCTCCAAACGCTCAATATGCTGTTCCCAAGCCGCAACAGGATCATCCAGATCGGCTCTTACAGCGGCAAAAATGGCTTCCCAGAGCTGATTCATCTGCTCGGCAGGGGGAAGGTCGGGAAATACTTTAGCTGCCCAATCCGGCGAAGGACAGGCTACTCCTGTCCAGCTCATTTTGTCGGCCTGCTGATACTGCCGGTATTTGGACAGAGCCTGACCGTATGTACGCTGGTGGGTGGAAATGCGTTCTGGATCGATACCTTTCAGCAGGTCCGGGCTGGATGACAATACCGTCAAGAACGCAGCATCATTCGATGCCAGCTCCTC includes:
- the opp4C gene encoding oligopeptide ABC transporter permease, coding for MTISSPSVTRNAAESALPLTVPAKSSLWKLSLRRLLKNKLAVGGFVVVLLMFVACFIGPLFSPYTDNKINMAAMKQGPGIQHWLGTDALGRDVLTRVLMAGRISLTVGLASMVLSVFIGSLLGAIAGYYRGIVDQVIMRIADLLLTIPGLPLLFIFGALLSDWKVPPDSRMYIVMLMLSFVNWPGMARMVRGQMLSLREREFMQAAVVLGLRDRRKLFHHLLPNIVPLLIVMATLNIGGSILSESVLSFFGLGVMPPTPTWGNMIDAANNMIDFQQHPWLWIPPGLSIFVTVIAINIFGDGLRDVLDPKQKRR
- a CDS encoding ABC transporter ATP-binding protein, which produces MQNMIEIEQLETHFYSEEGQVKAVDGVSLNVREGETVCIVGESGCGKSVTAMSIMGLIEEPAGKVVGGAIRFGGRDLLRESKSSLRAIRGNDISMIFQEPMSSLNPVLKIGEQLMEPLIVHLKMSKKQARARAVELIAEVGISRPEQIANSYPHELSGGMLQRIMIAIAISCNPKLLIADEPTTALDVTIQAQILDMLQHIKSQSGTSILMITHDLGVVAEMADYVVVMYAGKVVEEGEVVQLFESPKHPYTQGLLRSKPIINQRQDELYSIPGHVPDPLSLKDSCHFADRCEHCMSICTTQMPTLKQLGPEQKAACWLYEEALSHV
- a CDS encoding ABC transporter ATP-binding protein; the encoded protein is MSEPLLEIEHLKTYFPVRKGLLNRTVAHVKAVDDISITIHEGETFGLVGESGSGKSTVGRTIVRLTEKTEGQIRFQGIDLHHLSMQEVRKIRPQIQLIFQDPYSSLNPRIRIGDAIGEAVLDHGLAPASEVRDLVKEVLGACGLSSYHIDRFPHEFSGGQRQRIGIARALILNPKLIIADEPVSALDVSIQAQIINLFRRLQQERGLAYLFISHDLSVVEHLCDRIGVMYLGSMVETASRDELFGNPLHPYTQALLSAVPVPIPKLKRERIVLKGDIPSPVNPPEGCKFHTRCPWAEDICKQQIPAYRNVGADHFVACHLV
- a CDS encoding RNA polymerase sigma factor; translated protein: MANRLQLLLASDFHNLGPQLQEEVYYEYYNMVHGLIVYIIKERAAAEDIIQEAFIKIIKNKPIFENEVKLKAWLKVVTRNTAINYLRKNKNNRNQLDTDSVFIDMETINQTAASVESTVETQMMQESIEFYLEQLKPEYRVLVELRWKEGLSYREMADLLDTSEEIVKQRLFRARGSIKKKLHKEWGGSIEQRQVR
- a CDS encoding aminopeptidase, with amino-acid sequence MLSFEQKLDRYAELAVKVGANVQPGQIFVISAMIDTYEFVRLLVRKGYEAGAKKVIVKYSDETVNRLRFEMAPEDSFQDPPKWHAAELEELASNDAAFLTVLSSSPDLLKGIDPERISTHQRTYGQALSKYRQYQQADKMSWTGVACPSPDWAAKVFPDLPPAEQMNQLWEAIFAAVRADLDDPVAAWEQHIERLEQKAVALNSKKYKALHFVSSGTDLTVELPEGHIWAQAGSVNEQGTRFVANIPTEEVFTAPAKYGVNGKVSSTKPLSYGGSIIDRFSLTFEKGRIIDFHAEEGHDTLERLINMDEGSHYLGEVALVPFHSPISESGILYYTTLYDENASCHLAIGSSYAFNIDGGKTMSTEELAARGMNSSITHVDFMMGSPETNIYGVTANGEREAIFLNGDWAF